One segment of Phragmites australis chromosome 13, lpPhrAust1.1, whole genome shotgun sequence DNA contains the following:
- the LOC133889376 gene encoding defensin Ec-AMP-D1-like, with protein MESSRKFFPAVVILLLLVVMATEVAPALARNCEAKSAKFHGTCLTDNENCASMCRTEGFSSGDCSPFRRRCICTKPC; from the exons ATGGAGTCCTCACGCAAGTTCTTCCCGGCTGTCGTCATCCTACTGCTGCTCGTTGTCATGGCCACTG AGGTGGCGCCAGCGCTGGCAAGGAACTGCGAGGCGAAGAGCGCCAAGTTCCATGGGACATGCCTGACGGACAATGAAAACTGCGCCAGCATGTGTCGGACTGAGGGTTTCTCCAGCGGTGACTGCAGCCCCTTCCGGCGTCGCTGCATCTGCACGAAGCCATGCTAG